The stretch of DNA TCTTCTGATGCCTTTTTATATGCTTGCATTATTAAAGAATATCTAAAAACCTGAGGTGTCTGCACAAGCCATAACCCTTTTCGGTCCTGTGTAGATTTAACCTCGTTTTTTTCGTTTACATTTTTCAATGTGTCTCTAACGGGTATAGCACATATAACCGCACCGAATTTTCCTATATGTTTGATTATGTTATTAAAAACAGAAGCCGTTATAAAGGGCCTAACTCCGTCATGAATTGCAACTATTTGTGTTTTTTTATCCAAACTTTGCAGTCCGTTTACAACCGATTCGCCGCGTGTTTCGCCTCCGGCTATTATTTTCTCTACTTTCTTTATATTGAACTTATCAATTATTTTCTTCTTGCACCAGTCAATTCTGTCTTCACTAACTACCAAAGTTATGGAATCAACTGCCGGAATTTTGGATAAATTGATTAATGTGTGAGCCAAAATTGGCTTGCCTTCTAGGGGCAAATATTGCTTGGGCAGGGAATGA from bacterium encodes:
- the ispD gene encoding 2-C-methyl-D-erythritol 4-phosphate cytidylyltransferase produces the protein MSSPPSSNEKFLRDKDKISVIIVAAGKGTRMNHSLPKQYLPLEGKPILAHTLINLSKIPAVDSITLVVSEDRIDWCKKKIIDKFNIKKVEKIIAGGETRGESVVNGLQSLDKKTQIVAIHDGVRPFITASVFNNIIKHIGKFGAVICAIPVRDTLKNVNEKNEVKSTQDRKGLWLVQTPQVFRYSLIMQAYKKASEEGFQTTDDAGVVEKLPHTVKIVEGSSFNVKITTPEDLILAEAIFEIGNW